The following are from one region of the Desulfuromonas sp. genome:
- a CDS encoding DUF2007 domain-containing protein, with amino-acid sequence MKKLRTFGLAERAQAGLLKEFLEKEGVACVLRNERLFAALGEIPFTECFPELWVVDDEVYPRAKALLENWLEDGPPGEPWTCAGCGERLEGQFGACWKCGRRRTAVTGDE; translated from the coding sequence ATGAAGAAATTGCGCACCTTCGGCCTTGCCGAGCGGGCCCAGGCGGGCCTGCTGAAGGAGTTCCTGGAAAAGGAGGGGGTCGCCTGCGTCCTGCGCAACGAGAGGCTCTTCGCCGCGCTGGGGGAAATCCCATTCACCGAGTGCTTTCCCGAGCTGTGGGTGGTGGACGACGAGGTCTATCCGCGGGCGAAGGCCCTCCTGGAGAACTGGCTCGAGGACGGGCCGCCGGGAGAACCCTGGACCTGCGCCGGCTGCGGGGAGCGGCTCGAGGGGCAGTTCGGCGCCTGCTGGAAGTGCGGCCGGCGGAGGACGGCCGTGACGGGTGATGAGTGA
- a CDS encoding class II fumarate hydratase, with amino-acid sequence MTAKRIEKDSMGEMQVPAEALYGAQTARAVENFPISGRRFPRPFLRALGMIKEHAARVNLGLGLLDRKVALAVMEAAEEVITGELDEHFPLDIFQTGSGTSTNMNANEVIANRAAQLLGGQAGERSVHPNDHVNLGQSSNDVIPTALHIAAATEIHQALVPALFALQEALGEKALEFDAIVTIGRTHLQDATPVRLGQIFSGYARQVSLAIRRLEGAVEGLQELPLGGTAVGTGLNTHPEFASGVIEGIAEVTGLSFREAVNHFEAQGAKDAAVAASGALKGCAVALFKIANDIRFLGSGPRCGLGELLLPAVQPGSSIMPGKVNPVMAESLLQVCAQVVGNDAAVCLGGLSGNFELNVMMPVIAHNLLESTELLAGASNQFTRRCLKGLQADRERCEALVEQSLAMCTALAPAIGYDRAAGIAKRAYETGKTVREIAREEKVLPEEELERILDPRPMTEPGVPGKTR; translated from the coding sequence CCCCATCTCGGGGCGGCGCTTCCCGCGCCCCTTCCTGCGCGCCCTCGGCATGATCAAGGAGCACGCGGCCCGGGTCAACCTCGGACTGGGCCTGCTCGACCGCAAAGTCGCCCTGGCAGTCATGGAGGCCGCCGAAGAGGTGATCACCGGAGAGCTCGACGAGCACTTTCCCCTGGACATCTTCCAGACCGGCTCGGGCACCAGCACCAACATGAACGCCAACGAGGTCATCGCCAACCGCGCCGCGCAACTGCTCGGCGGCCAGGCCGGCGAGCGCTCGGTCCACCCCAACGACCACGTCAACCTCGGCCAGAGCAGCAACGACGTCATCCCCACCGCCCTGCACATCGCCGCGGCGACGGAGATCCACCAGGCCCTCGTCCCTGCCCTCTTCGCCCTGCAGGAGGCCCTCGGCGAGAAGGCGCTGGAGTTCGACGCCATCGTCACCATCGGACGGACTCATCTGCAGGACGCCACCCCGGTGCGCCTGGGGCAGATCTTCTCGGGCTACGCCCGCCAGGTGTCGCTGGCCATCCGCCGCCTGGAGGGGGCGGTCGAGGGGCTCCAGGAGCTGCCCCTGGGCGGCACCGCGGTCGGCACCGGCCTCAACACCCACCCGGAGTTCGCCAGCGGGGTCATTGAAGGGATAGCCGAGGTTACGGGCCTCTCCTTCCGCGAGGCGGTGAATCACTTCGAGGCCCAGGGCGCCAAAGACGCCGCGGTGGCGGCGAGCGGGGCGCTCAAGGGCTGCGCCGTGGCCCTGTTCAAGATCGCCAACGACATCCGCTTCCTCGGCAGCGGCCCGCGCTGCGGCCTGGGCGAACTGCTCCTGCCTGCGGTCCAGCCCGGCAGCTCCATCATGCCCGGGAAGGTCAACCCGGTCATGGCCGAGAGCCTTCTGCAGGTCTGTGCCCAGGTGGTCGGCAACGATGCCGCGGTCTGTCTCGGCGGCCTCTCCGGCAATTTCGAACTCAACGTGATGATGCCCGTGATCGCCCACAACCTGCTCGAATCGACCGAACTGCTCGCCGGGGCGAGCAACCAGTTCACCCGCAGGTGCCTTAAGGGTCTGCAGGCCGACCGCGAACGCTGCGAGGCCCTGGTCGAGCAGAGCCTCGCCATGTGCACGGCCCTGGCTCCGGCCATCGGCTACGACCGGGCGGCCGGGATCGCCAAGCGGGCCTACGAAACGGGGAAAACTGTGCGGGAGATCGCGCGGGAAGAGAAGGTGCTGCCGGAAGAGGAACTGGAAAGGATTCTCGACCCCCGCCCCATGACCGAACCGGGAGTGCCGGGCAAGACGCGGTAA